A single genomic interval of Arthrobacter sp. NicSoilB8 harbors:
- a CDS encoding HAMP domain-containing sensor histidine kinase, which yields MLHRWKSASLRSQLVAIMMALMLVALTATGAGTLTLLHSFLQGQVDDKLRAAVDSARQEKSFSQLQETTSNVPTDYSLMLFSPGLKPWVFGGDKDSHPAIATFSTVEARERQQMPFQVRGSDGGNWRVVAVNVVDNNQRSAVVVIGLPLDPVDSVMEHAALVVVGVGLLTLVLAFFIATWTVSRSFRPLTRVEKTAAAIAAGDLSRRVEVENPGTEVGRLGSSLNAMLAHIETAFAARMASEARMRRFAADASHELRTPLVTIRGFSELYRHGALSTPEDVATAMGRIESEAKRMGAMVEDLLLLARIDEQRPLQQKPADLLLLANDAVVDTQASDRSRTITLTGLDGAAPAAAPVLGDEAKLRQVVSNLVGNALRYTPEGSPIEIGVGVRTAPDGAQQSVIEVRDHGPGVPDDEAARIFERFYRADTSRTRETGGSGLGLAIVAAIVGAHSGSVRVGKTDGGGATLVVSIPYLDENAKEMSAAEMST from the coding sequence TTGCTGCACCGCTGGAAGTCGGCCTCGCTGCGGTCGCAGCTTGTGGCCATCATGATGGCGCTCATGCTCGTGGCCCTCACCGCCACGGGCGCGGGCACGCTGACGCTGCTGCACAGCTTCCTGCAGGGCCAGGTGGACGACAAGCTCCGGGCCGCCGTCGATTCCGCGCGCCAGGAGAAATCCTTCAGCCAGCTGCAGGAAACCACTTCCAACGTTCCCACCGACTACTCCCTCATGCTCTTCAGCCCGGGCCTGAAGCCCTGGGTGTTCGGTGGCGACAAGGATTCCCACCCCGCCATCGCCACGTTCTCCACCGTCGAGGCCCGGGAGCGCCAGCAGATGCCCTTCCAGGTGCGCGGCTCCGACGGCGGCAACTGGCGGGTCGTGGCGGTCAACGTCGTGGACAACAACCAGCGCAGCGCCGTCGTCGTGATCGGACTGCCGCTGGACCCCGTCGATTCCGTGATGGAGCACGCCGCCCTGGTGGTGGTGGGGGTAGGGCTGCTGACCCTCGTGCTGGCGTTCTTCATCGCTACGTGGACCGTCTCGCGGTCCTTCCGGCCGCTGACCCGGGTGGAGAAGACGGCCGCGGCGATCGCCGCGGGAGATTTGTCCCGGCGCGTGGAAGTGGAAAATCCGGGAACGGAGGTGGGCCGGCTCGGCAGTTCCCTCAACGCCATGCTCGCGCACATTGAAACCGCGTTCGCCGCCCGGATGGCGTCCGAGGCACGGATGCGGCGCTTCGCCGCCGATGCCTCGCACGAACTGCGCACCCCGCTGGTGACCATTCGGGGCTTCTCCGAGCTGTACCGGCACGGCGCCCTGTCCACCCCGGAAGACGTGGCCACCGCGATGGGACGGATCGAAAGCGAAGCCAAACGCATGGGAGCCATGGTGGAGGACCTGCTGCTGCTGGCGAGGATCGACGAGCAGCGCCCGCTGCAGCAGAAACCGGCGGATCTGCTGCTGCTGGCCAACGACGCCGTGGTGGACACCCAGGCGAGCGACCGCAGCCGCACCATCACGCTGACCGGCCTGGACGGCGCGGCCCCCGCTGCCGCACCAGTGCTGGGCGACGAAGCCAAATTGCGCCAGGTGGTCAGCAACCTGGTCGGCAATGCCCTGCGGTACACGCCGGAGGGCAGCCCCATTGAAATCGGCGTGGGAGTCCGGACGGCACCGGATGGCGCACAGCAGTCCGTGATCGAGGTCCGGGACCACGGTCCGGGCGTCCCGGACGACGAGGCTGCCCGGATCTTCGAGCGCTTTTACCGGGCGGACACCTCGAGGACCAGGGAAACCGGCGGCAGCGGGCTCGGCCTGGCGATCGTGGCCGCC
- a CDS encoding response regulator transcription factor, which translates to MKKNGPEAKLLVVDDEPNIRELLSTSLRFAGFEVVSAGSGREALAAAELHAPDLAVLDVMLPDMDGFTVTRRLRAAGKHFPVLFLTAKDDTEDKVTGLTVGGDDYVTKPFSLDEVVARIRAVLRRTQPQIDDDAVIRVDDLQLDDDAHEVRRGGTVIELSPTEFKLLRYLMLNPNRVLSKAQILDHVWEYDFNGDASIVESYISYLRRKVDIDPDAPALIQTKRGVGYVLRTAEKR; encoded by the coding sequence ATGAAGAAGAACGGTCCCGAAGCCAAGCTGCTCGTCGTCGATGATGAACCGAACATCCGCGAGCTGCTGTCGACATCCCTGCGCTTCGCAGGTTTTGAAGTTGTCTCGGCCGGCAGCGGACGCGAGGCACTGGCTGCGGCCGAGCTGCATGCCCCCGATCTGGCGGTCCTGGACGTCATGCTGCCGGACATGGACGGTTTCACGGTCACCCGCCGCCTCCGCGCCGCCGGCAAGCACTTCCCCGTGCTGTTCCTGACGGCCAAGGACGACACCGAGGACAAGGTCACCGGCCTGACGGTGGGCGGCGACGACTACGTCACCAAGCCCTTCAGCCTCGACGAGGTGGTAGCCCGCATCCGCGCGGTGCTCCGGCGCACGCAGCCGCAGATCGACGACGACGCCGTGATTCGGGTCGATGACCTGCAGCTCGACGACGACGCCCACGAGGTCCGCCGCGGCGGAACCGTGATCGAGCTGTCCCCCACAGAATTCAAGCTCCTGCGCTACCTGATGCTTAACCCGAACCGGGTCCTGTCCAAGGCCCAGATCCTCGACCACGTGTGGGAATACGACTTCAACGGTGATGCCTCGATCGTGGAGTCCTACATTTCCTACCTGCGCCGCAAGGTCGATATCGACCCCGACGCCCCCGCACTGATCCAGACCAAGCGCGGCGTCGGCTACGTTCTGCGGACTGCCGAGAAGCGCTGA
- a CDS encoding DNA repair helicase XPB translates to MNDGPLIVQSDKTILLEVDHELATEARHAIAAFAELERAPEHVHSYRLTPLGLWNARAAGLDAEKVLDTLLKYSRFPVPHSLLIDVEETMSRYGRLRLEKDPQHGLVMRTSDYPVLEEISRAKKIAPLLGPRIDGETVVVHSSARGQLKQLLLKIGWPAEDLAGYVDGTPHPIVLNETGWKLRPYQQLATENFWAGGSGVVVLPCGAGKTLVGAAAMATSSTTTLILVTNTVAARQWKDELLKRTSLTEEEIGEYSGSVKEVRPVTIATYQVLTTKRGGLYPHLELVDGNDWGLIIYDEVHLLPAPIFRMTADLQARRRLGLTATLVREDGREGEVFSLIGPKRYDAPWKDIETQGYIAPADCVEVRVDLPRDERVAYAMAEDADKYRLCATSETKTRVVEELVAEHAGEQLLVIGQYIDQLDEIAERLDAPVIKGDTPVKERQRLFDAFRAGEVKTLVVSKVANFSIDLPEASVAIQVSGSFGSRQEEAQRLGRLLRPKKDGRAARFYSLVARDTLDQDFAAKRQRFLAEQGYAYGIMDAKDVGTAG, encoded by the coding sequence GTGAATGACGGGCCCCTGATCGTCCAAAGTGACAAGACCATCCTCCTGGAGGTCGACCACGAGCTCGCCACAGAAGCCCGGCACGCCATCGCCGCGTTCGCCGAGCTGGAACGGGCCCCGGAGCATGTGCACAGCTACCGGCTGACGCCGCTGGGGCTCTGGAACGCCCGGGCGGCCGGGCTGGACGCCGAGAAGGTGCTGGACACCCTGCTCAAGTACTCCCGGTTCCCGGTGCCACACTCGCTCCTGATCGACGTCGAAGAGACCATGTCCCGGTACGGCCGGCTTCGGCTGGAAAAGGACCCACAGCACGGCCTGGTCATGCGCACATCCGACTATCCGGTGCTGGAAGAGATCAGCCGGGCCAAGAAGATCGCCCCGCTGCTCGGGCCGCGGATCGACGGCGAGACCGTGGTGGTGCATTCCTCCGCGCGCGGCCAGCTCAAGCAGCTTCTGCTCAAGATCGGCTGGCCGGCGGAGGACCTGGCCGGCTACGTGGACGGCACGCCGCACCCCATCGTGCTCAACGAAACCGGCTGGAAGCTGCGCCCGTACCAGCAACTGGCCACGGAGAACTTCTGGGCCGGCGGCAGCGGCGTCGTCGTGCTTCCCTGCGGCGCCGGCAAGACGCTGGTTGGTGCGGCCGCCATGGCCACCAGCTCCACCACCACGCTGATCCTGGTGACCAACACCGTCGCGGCGCGGCAGTGGAAGGACGAGCTCCTCAAGCGCACGTCGCTGACGGAGGAAGAGATCGGCGAATACTCCGGCTCCGTCAAGGAAGTCCGCCCGGTCACGATCGCCACGTACCAGGTCCTGACCACGAAGCGCGGCGGGCTGTATCCGCACCTGGAACTCGTCGACGGCAACGACTGGGGCCTGATCATCTACGACGAGGTCCACCTGCTTCCGGCCCCGATCTTCCGGATGACGGCGGACCTCCAGGCCCGGCGCCGGCTCGGGCTCACCGCCACTTTGGTGCGGGAGGACGGCCGGGAAGGCGAGGTCTTCAGCCTGATCGGGCCGAAACGCTACGACGCGCCGTGGAAGGACATCGAGACCCAGGGCTACATCGCCCCCGCCGACTGCGTGGAGGTCCGGGTGGACCTGCCCCGGGACGAACGGGTGGCCTACGCAATGGCCGAAGATGCCGACAAATACCGCCTGTGCGCCACGTCCGAGACGAAGACCCGGGTGGTGGAGGAGCTTGTGGCCGAACACGCGGGCGAGCAGCTGCTGGTGATCGGGCAGTACATCGACCAGCTCGACGAGATCGCCGAGCGCCTCGACGCGCCGGTGATCAAGGGCGACACGCCGGTCAAGGAGCGCCAGCGGCTCTTTGACGCCTTCCGTGCCGGCGAGGTGAAGACCCTCGTGGTGTCCAAGGTGGCCAACTTCTCCATTGACCTGCCCGAGGCGTCGGTCGCGATCCAGGTTTCGGGCTCGTTCGGGTCCCGCCAGGAGGAGGCCCAGCGCCTGGGCCGGCTGCTGCGCCCGAAGAAGGACGGCCGTGCCGCCCGGTTCTACTCGCTCGTGGCCCGGGACACCCTGGATCAGGACTTCGCCGCCAAACGGCAGCGCTTCCTCGCCGAGCAGGGCTATGCCTACGGGATCATGGACGCCAAGGACGTCGGCACCGCCGGTTGA